A part of Cryomorphaceae bacterium genomic DNA contains:
- a CDS encoding DinB family protein has translation MNSEKTLTAFKAHVAKWKELVMKYKLEELSRKPNDTSWSLGQVCYHVIKVHEVFYMKHAWQCLNKEEGTTQWGGSKNFMGRVIFFFRSIPPVKIKMPESHAFEPPQPESKNQLISDFDKMVKQMDELYAQLPKADLNIRSKHPLLDMLNAWEWFQGAEFHAKHHFLQARRIEKFLERR, from the coding sequence ATGAACAGTGAAAAAACATTGACTGCCTTTAAAGCACATGTTGCGAAATGGAAAGAGCTGGTTATGAAGTACAAACTTGAGGAACTCTCGCGGAAGCCAAATGATACAAGCTGGTCGCTCGGGCAGGTCTGCTACCATGTGATTAAAGTGCATGAAGTCTTTTACATGAAGCACGCGTGGCAGTGCCTCAACAAAGAGGAAGGTACCACTCAATGGGGCGGCTCAAAGAATTTTATGGGGCGGGTAATCTTTTTCTTCAGGTCTATTCCGCCGGTAAAAATCAAAATGCCCGAATCCCATGCGTTTGAACCACCCCAACCTGAGAGTAAAAACCAACTCATCAGCGATTTTGACAAGATGGTGAAACAAATGGATGAATTGTATGCACAATTGCCCAAGGCCGATTTGAACATCCGATCAAAGCACCCCTTGCTGGATATGCTCAATGCATGGGAGTGGTTCCAGGGTGCCGAATTTCACGCCAAACACCATTTCCTGCAGGCGCGGCGCATCGAGAAGTTCCTTGAAAGAAGGTAG